One Pseudonocardia sediminis DNA window includes the following coding sequences:
- a CDS encoding MarR family winged helix-turn-helix transcriptional regulator produces the protein MTTTGAEETPAREDWPEPPPISDAGRLLTDVILTTFRLNGRLMEVAQERAAEGGLTAAWWQVLGGVLDEPRSVAEIGRRMGMTRQGVQRVADLLVERGLAEYLPNPAHRRAKLLGCTEAGYWAIRRITMVQVPWADRVGAEVGADELGAALATMRRLVDVLEADPEASRR, from the coding sequence GTGACGACGACGGGTGCCGAGGAGACCCCGGCCCGCGAGGACTGGCCGGAGCCGCCGCCGATCTCCGACGCCGGCCGGCTGCTGACCGACGTCATCCTCACGACGTTCCGGCTGAACGGGCGCCTGATGGAGGTCGCGCAGGAGCGGGCGGCCGAGGGCGGGCTGACGGCGGCGTGGTGGCAGGTTCTCGGTGGCGTCCTCGACGAGCCGCGCAGCGTCGCGGAGATCGGGCGCCGGATGGGGATGACGCGCCAGGGCGTCCAGCGTGTCGCCGACCTGCTGGTGGAGCGCGGTCTCGCCGAGTACCTCCCGAACCCGGCCCACCGCCGGGCCAAGCTCCTGGGCTGCACGGAGGCGGGCTACTGGGCGATCCGGAGGATCACGATGGTGCAGGTGCCGTGGGCGGACCGGGTGGGTGCCGAGGTGGGTGCCGACGAGCTGGGTGCGGCACTGGCGACGATGCGACGGCTGGTCGACGTCCTGGAGGCCGATCCGGAGGCGTCGCGGAGGTAG
- a CDS encoding DJ-1/PfpI family protein translates to MTTDTVHVALHDGLADWEVGHLLAELRTGRFTGRPFDIVTVGLSDRPVTTMGGVRIVPDAVVDDLDPSVSALLVLPGGEIWDAGGGDEFVEAARRFLDAGVPVAAICGATAGLARGGLLDTRPHTSAAAEYLAATGYAGGGHYREERAVIGGDVVTAGPQSPVQFSRAVLERLGLASPEVRQAYEAVFHGGDGSAFGVLMGAHA, encoded by the coding sequence ATGACAACGGACACGGTGCACGTCGCCCTGCACGACGGACTCGCGGACTGGGAGGTCGGCCACCTGCTGGCCGAGCTGCGCACGGGCCGGTTCACCGGCCGCCCCTTCGACATCGTGACGGTCGGGCTGTCGGACCGTCCGGTCACGACGATGGGCGGGGTGCGGATCGTGCCCGACGCCGTCGTCGACGACCTCGACCCGTCCGTCAGCGCGCTGCTGGTCCTGCCCGGCGGGGAGATCTGGGACGCCGGCGGCGGGGACGAGTTCGTCGAGGCCGCACGGCGCTTCCTCGACGCCGGGGTGCCGGTCGCGGCGATCTGCGGAGCGACCGCCGGGCTCGCCCGCGGCGGCCTGCTGGACACCCGCCCGCACACCAGCGCGGCGGCGGAGTACCTCGCCGCGACCGGGTACGCCGGGGGCGGGCACTACCGCGAGGAGCGGGCCGTGATCGGCGGCGATGTCGTCACCGCGGGGCCGCAGTCGCCGGTCCAGTTCTCCCGGGCCGTGCTGGAGCGCCTCGGCCTGGCCTCGCCCGAGGTCCGCCAGGCCTACGAGGCGGTGTTCCACGGCGGCGACGGCTCCGCGTTCGGTGTCCTGATGGGCGCGCACGCGTGA
- a CDS encoding MmcQ/YjbR family DNA-binding protein, with product MARTPRPAAVEDVHALALAMPHVTVVHGGRGNPVYQVGGKSFVFFRTPRADAKDPETGERYPDVIVFWVESDADKTALVEDASTPFFTTPHFDGHPSVLVRASRLGEIGRDELAEVVQDAWLAQASSRRASAWLAEHQLGRY from the coding sequence ATGGCCCGCACGCCGCGCCCCGCCGCCGTCGAGGACGTCCACGCGCTCGCCCTCGCGATGCCGCACGTGACGGTCGTGCACGGGGGGAGGGGGAACCCGGTCTACCAGGTCGGGGGGAAGTCGTTCGTCTTCTTCCGCACGCCCCGCGCCGACGCGAAGGACCCGGAGACGGGGGAGCGGTACCCGGACGTGATCGTCTTCTGGGTGGAGTCCGACGCCGACAAGACGGCTCTGGTCGAGGACGCGAGCACGCCGTTCTTCACGACACCGCACTTCGACGGGCACCCTTCGGTACTGGTGCGGGCGAGCCGGCTCGGCGAGATCGGCCGCGACGAGCTGGCCGAGGTCGTCCAGGACGCCTGGCTGGCCCAGGCCTCCTCCCGCCGGGCGTCGGCCTGGCTCGCCGAGCATCAGCTCGGGCGGTATTGA
- a CDS encoding response regulator transcription factor: MRLLVADDHEVVRAGLTAALSAEERFEIVGAVGTGDEAISVVTETRPDVAVVDMRLPDMPGHELCRRLRKASPGTAVVVLTSYLTESAIRDALRAGASAYVTKAAGLAELRTAIDDAHDGRTGAPSSVSQIVRRMEEVVGSRDRTDSPTPQQARVLELLARGLTYAAIAESLVISESTVRFHVQKLKVKLEATGRTDLVVRAIRAGLVTAEDPGADVTVPEAGRAG, from the coding sequence GTGCGGCTCCTCGTCGCTGACGACCACGAGGTGGTCCGCGCCGGGCTCACCGCCGCCCTCTCGGCGGAGGAGCGGTTCGAGATCGTCGGGGCGGTCGGCACCGGCGACGAAGCGATCTCCGTCGTCACGGAGACCCGGCCGGACGTGGCCGTCGTCGACATGCGCCTGCCCGACATGCCTGGTCACGAGCTGTGCCGCCGGCTTCGCAAGGCCTCACCCGGGACCGCGGTGGTCGTGCTGACCTCGTACCTGACCGAGTCCGCGATCCGGGACGCGCTGCGGGCCGGTGCCTCGGCCTACGTCACCAAGGCCGCCGGCCTGGCCGAGCTGCGCACCGCGATCGACGACGCCCACGACGGCCGGACCGGGGCACCGTCGAGCGTCTCGCAGATCGTCCGGCGGATGGAGGAGGTCGTCGGGTCCCGCGACCGCACGGACTCGCCGACCCCGCAGCAGGCCCGTGTCCTCGAGCTCCTCGCCCGCGGGCTGACCTACGCCGCGATCGCCGAGAGCCTGGTCATCTCGGAGTCCACGGTGCGCTTCCACGTGCAGAAGCTCAAGGTCAAGCTCGAGGCGACCGGGCGCACCGACCTCGTCGTACGGGCCATCCGGGCCGGTCTGGTCACGGCCGAGG